In Allocoprobacillus halotolerans, a genomic segment contains:
- a CDS encoding DUF956 family protein, with the protein MQAPTTFVIAQIFEIAIGFIFSTRDNKATLRAVNQYIPSDRLVRSLSFFQVLHRGLIGTFRRIFKR; encoded by the coding sequence ATGCAAGCGCCAACAACTTTTGTGATTGCTCAAATATTTGAGATTGCGATAGGTTTTATTTTTTCGACGCGTGATAATAAAGCAACTTTAAGAGCTGTTAACCAATACATACCTTCTGATCGACTTGTTCGTTCATTGAGTTTCTTTCAAGTCTTGCATAGAGGTTTGATTGGGACTTTTCGTAGAATATTTAAACGTTAA
- a CDS encoding rhodanese-like domain-containing protein, whose product MKIDINELIQNPQNIIIDLRDSQLFKQQHFKNTINIPLDDFDSQIPFLPFHKQIYLICETGKNAKMLASKLQKIGYQCYGIPYGFSLIFQNTKKDGNAHLNV is encoded by the coding sequence GTGAAAATAGATATAAATGAACTTATTCAAAATCCTCAAAATATCATTATAGATTTACGAGATTCACAATTATTCAAGCAACAACATTTCAAGAACACCATCAATATTCCTCTTGATGACTTTGACTCACAAATCCCATTTCTGCCTTTTCATAAACAAATTTATCTCATTTGCGAAACAGGAAAAAATGCGAAAATGCTTGCTTCAAAATTACAAAAAATAGGTTATCAATGTTATGGAATTCCTTATGGATTTTCATTAATATTCCAAAATACAAAAAAAGATGGGAATGCCCATCTTAACGTTTAA
- a CDS encoding Rpn family recombination-promoting nuclease/putative transposase: protein MFDIRTRTLFRDNRIAADFINGVLFNGQQAISSDDVSILDSNQDSHVFSIGITKERTRDNIVNVTLENCQCFISIEHQAQVDNTMFQKTMDYDEMSYLQQFFQYQSHLLLIKGVMTLVAYYGQKPWKHARTYKDMMGPIPPTLEQYMNVESYPLIEMRYMDEERFHTPELKELVRGLKYLYESQERYVQGF, encoded by the coding sequence ATTTTTGATATTCGCACGAGAACACTTTTCAGGGATAATCGCATCGCAGCTGATTTCATCAACGGTGTTCTCTTTAACGGTCAGCAGGCCATCTCCTCAGATGATGTTTCCATCCTCGACTCCAATCAGGATTCCCATGTCTTTTCCATTGGTATCACTAAGGAAAGAACCAGAGATAACATTGTTAATGTCACACTTGAAAACTGTCAATGTTTCATAAGCATTGAACATCAGGCTCAGGTTGACAATACCATGTTCCAGAAAACAATGGACTATGACGAGATGTCCTATCTCCAGCAGTTCTTTCAGTACCAGTCACATCTTTTGCTCATCAAAGGTGTCATGACGCTTGTTGCCTACTATGGACAGAAGCCATGGAAGCATGCAAGAACCTACAAGGACATGATGGGACCTATCCCACCAACATTGGAGCAGTATATGAATGTAGAATCCTATCCTTTGATTGAGATGCGATACATGGATGAAGAAAGATTCCATACGCCAGAGCTTAAGGAATTGGTGAGAGGGTTGAAGTATCTCTATGAAAGTCAAGAAAGATATGTGCAAGGCTTTTAA
- a CDS encoding PTS transporter subunit EIIC, translating to MFFYMPFYQTAIGGSMVVDGVVVNGAQNIFFAQLADPQVVHFNSEATKFFTGEFILMMFGLPGAALAMYHMAKKESKKVEGSLFLSAALTSILTGITEPIEFTFVFVAPLLFGGSCYASANNFCDCSNI from the coding sequence ATGTTTTTTTATATGCCTTTTTATCAAACAGCGATTGGTGGTTCAATGGTTGTCGATGGTGTTGTGGTCAATGGAGCACAAAATATTTTCTTTGCACAGTTAGCTGATCCACAGGTGGTTCATTTCAATAGCGAGGCAACAAAATTTTTTACAGGTGAATTTATCTTGATGATGTTTGGTTTACCTGGTGCAGCACTAGCCATGTATCATATGGCTAAAAAGGAATCTAAGAAAGTTGAGGGGAGTCTTTTTTTATCAGCAGCATTAACGAGTATTTTAACAGGGATTACAGAACCGATTGAATTTACGTTTGTCTTTGTAGCACCTTTATTATTTGGGGGTTCGTGTTATGCAAGCGCCAACAACTTTTGTGATTGCTCAAATATTTGA
- a CDS encoding sodium:calcium antiporter, with product MIIHIFLLIIGFVLLIKGADFFVDSASQIALHFHVSELIIGLTIVAFGTSLPEAAVSITSAYTGTTGIAIGNIIGSNIANVLLILGISGIIGQLTVQKRRFILKFLMLLLQQYYY from the coding sequence TTGATCATACATATATTTTTATTAATTATAGGCTTTGTCTTACTGATTAAAGGTGCAGATTTTTTTGTGGACAGTGCTTCACAGATAGCTTTACATTTTCATGTTTCAGAATTGATAATTGGTTTAACGATTGTTGCTTTTGGAACAAGTCTACCTGAAGCAGCAGTGAGTATTACTTCAGCATATACTGGCACAACAGGCATTGCCATTGGAAATATCATTGGCAGCAATATTGCTAATGTCTTATTGATACTAGGAATATCAGGAATCATTGGTCAATTGACAGTTCAAAAAAGACGTTTTATTTTGAAATTCCTTATGTTATTGTTGCAACAATATTATTATTGA
- the tpiA gene encoding triose-phosphate isomerase, whose protein sequence is MRKPIIVGNWKMNKTIADTKVFVEAVDGACNDKAQWGIATPYLALQTAKGAAKNLIVAAQNCHFKDNGAYTGEVSVEMLKEIGVEWVILGHSERRQYFAETDETVNAKMLQVLHNDMTPIVCVGETLEEYEAGTTKDVVKTQTVAAFKDVCPNCASRVVIAYEPVWAIGTGKTATNEIAQDVCAYIRSVVAELYGQEVADKVRIQYGGSVKPEGLKALLEQPDIDGALVGGASLQVDSYKAMIAALD, encoded by the coding sequence ATGAGAAAACCAATTATTGTAGGAAACTGGAAAATGAATAAAACAATTGCTGATACAAAAGTATTTGTTGAAGCTGTTGATGGTGCTTGTAATGATAAAGCTCAGTGGGGAATTGCAACTCCATACTTAGCATTACAAACAGCAAAAGGAGCAGCTAAAAATTTAATTGTTGCTGCACAAAATTGTCATTTTAAAGACAATGGAGCTTATACTGGAGAAGTCAGTGTAGAAATGTTAAAAGAAATTGGAGTTGAATGGGTCATCTTAGGACACTCTGAAAGAAGACAATATTTCGCTGAAACTGATGAAACAGTGAATGCTAAAATGTTACAAGTTCTTCATAATGATATGACTCCAATCGTATGTGTTGGTGAAACATTAGAAGAATATGAAGCTGGAACAACAAAAGACGTTGTCAAAACACAAACTGTTGCTGCATTTAAAGATGTATGTCCAAATTGTGCAAGTCGTGTTGTTATTGCTTATGAACCAGTATGGGCTATTGGTACTGGAAAAACTGCAACGAATGAAATTGCTCAAGATGTTTGTGCATATATTAGAAGCGTTGTTGCTGAATTATATGGACAAGAAGTGGCTGATAAAGTAAGAATTCAATATGGTGGATCTGTAAAACCTGAAGGATTAAAAGCTTTATTAGAACAACCTGATATTGATGGAGCATTAGTTGGAGGAGCTTCTTTACAAGTAGATTCATACAAAGCTATGATTGCTGCATTAGATTAA
- a CDS encoding sodium:calcium antiporter — MDGVILWLFFIVFLVYLYHSAKQQKEEQSESKQQTSIIKLLFYVVFSLVCIIVGSEVTVDAARYIAAQLGMSERLIGLTIVAVGTSLPELMTSLVASYKGKNDIAVGNIIGSNIFNILFVLGTASLVAPHGIAFDVQFILDGIIAIGVVVLFMIFIDKDMILRKYGALVMLIGYIIYIISLI, encoded by the coding sequence ATGGATGGGGTTATCTTATGGTTGTTTTTTATCGTTTTTTTAGTCTATCTCTATCATAGTGCTAAACAACAAAAAGAAGAACAAAGTGAGTCCAAACAACAAACATCCATAATAAAATTACTATTTTATGTTGTTTTTTCATTGGTATGTATTATTGTAGGAAGTGAAGTTACAGTAGATGCAGCACGTTATATAGCTGCACAGTTAGGTATGAGCGAACGTTTGATTGGTTTGACAATTGTGGCTGTAGGAACGTCTTTACCAGAGTTAATGACATCATTGGTAGCTTCATATAAAGGAAAAAATGATATAGCAGTAGGAAATATTATTGGAAGTAATATCTTTAATATCTTATTTGTATTAGGAACAGCATCGCTTGTTGCACCACATGGAATTGCTTTTGATGTTCAATTTATCTTAGATGGAATCATAGCAATAGGGGTAGTTGTTTTGTTTATGATTTTTATAGATAAAGATATGATTTTAAGAAAATATGGAGCATTGGTGATGCTTATTGGTTATATTATTTATATTATTAGTTTGATATAG
- a CDS encoding phosphoglycerate kinase yields MDKKTIKDIEVTGKTVLVRVDFNVPRNKETGEITNDNRIVAALPTLKYLLEQKPKAIVLFSHLGKVKTEEDKAKNDLAVVAPRLSELLGVDVKFVNCTRGEELETAVKEADNGQVILVQNTRYEKGESKNDPELGKYWASLGDVFVEDAFGSVHRAHASTAGIPAHLPSAAGFLVEKEIAYIGKAVSNPERPMVAILGGAKVSDKILVIENLLKIADKVIVGGGMSYTFAAAQGHSIGNSLVEEDRIEVAKELIAKGGDKLILPVDSVVNNAFAAEGDIKVVGEDIPDGYMGLDIGPKSVENIKAALEGAKTVVWNGPMGVFEMEPFAKGTIAVCEALANLPDANTIIGGGDSAAAVMQLGYADKVSHISTGGGASLEYMEGKVLPGIAAIDDK; encoded by the coding sequence ATGGATAAAAAAACAATTAAAGATATTGAAGTGACTGGAAAAACTGTCTTAGTTCGTGTTGACTTCAATGTACCTAGAAACAAAGAAACAGGAGAAATTACTAATGACAACAGAATTGTTGCCGCTTTACCTACATTAAAATATTTATTAGAACAAAAACCAAAAGCTATTGTATTGTTCTCACATTTAGGTAAAGTAAAAACTGAAGAAGACAAAGCTAAAAATGATTTAGCTGTTGTTGCTCCTAGATTATCTGAATTATTAGGAGTGGATGTAAAATTCGTTAATTGTACAAGAGGAGAAGAACTTGAAACAGCTGTTAAAGAAGCAGATAATGGTCAAGTGATCTTAGTACAAAATACACGTTATGAAAAAGGTGAAAGCAAAAATGATCCTGAATTAGGTAAATACTGGGCTTCTTTAGGAGATGTATTTGTTGAAGATGCATTCGGTTCAGTACATAGAGCACATGCTTCTACTGCTGGAATTCCTGCTCATTTACCATCTGCTGCTGGATTCTTAGTTGAAAAAGAAATTGCTTATATTGGAAAAGCTGTAAGTAATCCTGAAAGACCAATGGTTGCGATTTTAGGTGGAGCTAAAGTTTCTGATAAAATCTTAGTTATCGAAAACTTATTAAAAATTGCTGATAAAGTTATCGTTGGTGGAGGTATGTCTTATACTTTCGCTGCTGCACAAGGACACAGCATTGGAAATTCTTTAGTTGAAGAAGATCGTATTGAAGTAGCTAAAGAATTAATTGCTAAAGGTGGAGATAAATTAATCTTACCTGTTGATTCAGTTGTGAATAATGCATTTGCTGCTGAAGGTGATATCAAAGTTGTTGGTGAAGATATTCCTGATGGATACATGGGATTAGATATTGGACCTAAATCTGTTGAAAATATTAAAGCTGCTTTAGAAGGAGCTAAAACTGTTGTATGGAATGGTCCAATGGGTGTATTTGAAATGGAACCATTTGCTAAAGGAACAATCGCTGTATGCGAAGCTTTAGCTAATTTACCAGATGCTAATACAATTATCGGTGGTGGAGATAGTGCTGCTGCTGTTATGCAATTAGGATATGCTGATAAAGTTTCTCATATCTCAACTGGTGGAGGAGCTTCATTAGAATATATGGAAGGTAAAGTATTACCTGGTATTGCTGCAATTGATGATAAATAA
- a CDS encoding DUF4351 domain-containing protein, which produces MKVKKDMCKAFKDYRKQKKRLGKEEGISIGKSQGIIKTLIRQLQLKFGNLSSNTLDTIQSYNQEQLDYLTIHTFDIQEEKDITRYLQFV; this is translated from the coding sequence ATGAAAGTCAAGAAAGATATGTGCAAGGCTTTTAAGGATTACAGAAAGCAAAAAAAGAGATTAGGTAAAGAAGAGGGTATCAGTATTGGAAAAAGTCAAGGTATTATCAAAACATTAATCAGACAACTCCAATTAAAATTTGGAAACCTATCAAGCAATACTTTAGATACTATCCAATCATACAATCAAGAACAGCTTGATTATTTAACAATACATACCTTTGATATTCAAGAAGAAAAAGACATTACACGTTATCTACAATTCGTTTAA